The Sphaeramia orbicularis unplaced genomic scaffold, fSphaOr1.1, whole genome shotgun sequence genome has a segment encoding these proteins:
- the LOC115416038 gene encoding cystine/glutamate transporter-like: MFFIASREGQLPPVLSMIHLRRHTPLAAVFILYPMTMLQLFVGDIYSLLNFMSFMRWLFIGVVVLGLIYLRYTKPDLPRPFKVPLLIPVVFCITSFFMVFLSLYSDPLNTGIGFAISLTGVPAYYVFIHFNNRPMWLQRALDSFNRTLQILLEVIPAEQ; this comes from the exons ATGTTCTTCATAGCATCACGTGAAGGTCAACTCCCACCAGTTTTATCCATGATCCACCTGCGTAGACACACACCACTGGCAGCTGTCTTCATTCTA tatCCCATGACCATGCTCCAGCTGTTTGTGGGGGACATCTACAGCCTTCTGAACTTCATGAGCTTCATGCGCTGGCTCTTCATTGGTGTGGTGGTGTTGGGTTTAATTTACCTCCGCTACACCAAGCCCGACTTGCCCCGCCCCTTTAAG GTGCCCCTCCTCATCCCAGTGGTGTTCTGCATCACCTCCTTCTTCATGGTCTTCCTGTCTCTGTATTCAGACCCGCTGAACACAGGCATTGGATTTGCCATTTCCCTCACCGGCGTCCCCGCCTACTACGTCTTCATCCACTTCAACAACAGGCCCATGTGGCTGCAGAGGGCCTTAG actcCTTTAACAGAACTTTGCAGATTCTGCTGGAGGTCATCCCTGCTGAACAATAA